The genomic segment GCGGCAGCGGCAAGGACACCGTCGTGCTGCGGATCACCGACAAGATGGGCCGCGGCAAGGAGCCCGAGCCGGGGTCCGTGCCCGGCAAGGGCGACCGGATCTGCTGGACGCTCTTCGAGCACGAGCAGCGCGGCGGCCCGAAGCTGCCCGATCCGGAGGAGACGCCGTGGACGCACGGCGGGCCGCCGTCGGCCGCCGCGGAGAGCCCCGACCCCGTGACCGCGGAGGACACCCTGTGATGCCGCTCGCCCCGCCCGCGGGCGCCTCCTTCGACCCCGGCGCCGAGGCCGCGCGCGCCACGGAGGCGATCCTCCACGACACGCTGCACGGCACGCACCGCGGCGTCGTGGTCGACTCGCCGCCCGGCGCGGGCAAGTCGACGCTCGTCGTCCGCGCGGCCCGTGAGCTGGCCGCGGCGGGCCACCCGCTGATGGTCATCGCGCAGACGAACGCGCAGGTCGACGACCTCGTCCTGCGGCTCGCCGAGAAGGACCCCGAGCTGCCGGTGGGCCGCCTGCACAGCAGCGACCCCGACCCCTACGACAAGGCGCTCGACGCCCTCGCGAACGTCCGCACGTCGACGAAGGCGGGTGACCTCGCCGGTCTGGACGTCGTCATCTCCACGGCCGCGAAGTGGGCGCACGTCAAGGTCGACCAGCTCGACGGGCCGTGGGGGCACGCGATCGTCGACGAGGCGTACCAGATGCGGTCGGACGCGCTGCTCGCCGTGGCAGGGCTGTTCGAACGGGCGCTGTTCGTGGGCGACCCGGGGCAGTTGGACCCGTTCTCGATCGTCGGCGCGGAGCAATGGGCGGGGCTCTCGTACGATCCGTCGGCCTCGGCGGTGGCGACGCTCCTCGCCCACAACCCCGACCTGCCGCAGCACCGCCTGCCGGTGTCCTGGCGGCTGCCTGCGTCGGCGGCGCCGCTGGTCTCCGACGCGTTCTACCCGTACACGCCGTTCCGCAGCGGCACGGGTCCGGGGGACCGCTCGCTGGGCTTCGCGGTCGCGTCGGACGGTTCGGGCCCCGACCGGGTGATCGACGAGGCGGCGGAGTCCGGCTGGGGCCTGCTCGAACTCCCGGCGCGCAACACGCCGCGCACGGATCCGGAGGCGGTACGGGCGCTGGCCCAGGTCGTCCGCCGCCTCCTGGACCGCGGCGGGGCGGCGACGTCGGAGCGCGACCCCGACCCCACCCCTCTCACCGCGGACCGGATCGCGGTCGGCACGGCCCACCGGGACCAGGCGGCGGCGGTCCGCGCGGCGTTGGCGGACCTGGGGGTCCTGGACGTCACCGTGGACACGGCGAACCGTTTGCAGGGCCGCGAGTACGACGTCACAGTCGTCCTCCACCCGCTCTCGGGCCGCCCCGACGCGACGGCGTTCCACCTGGAGACGGGCCGCCTCTGCGTCCTGACGTCCCGGCACCGGCACGCGTGCATCGTGGTCTGCCGCGCGGGCGTCACGACCCTCCTGGACGACCACCCGTCGACGGAACCGGTCCAACTGGGCGTCACGGTGAAATTCCCCGACGGCTGGGAAGCGAACCACGCGGTCCTGTCCCGCCTGGCGGAACACCGGGTGGCCTGGCGGCCTGCGTAGGACTCCGTCTGCGGCTGGTAGGCGGCTGAGCGCGCAGTTCCCCGCGCCCCTGAAGGGGCGCCCCCGGCACCCCCATAGCGGCGCGGGCCCACAAGAGTCTTTAGGGGCGCGGGGAACTGCGCGACCAGCCACGTACCAGCCGCGGACGCATCTGCCGAGACCCCCGCAGACGCGGCCGCGGCTCTTCGCGGGCTGAGCGCGCAGTTCCCCGCGCCCCTGACGGGGCGCCGCCACGTACCAGCCGCGGACGCATCCACGGAGAGCCCCCGTCGCCCCCTTGTGCGGCAAGGGACAATGGGAGACGGCCGACGTACGAGGAGGAACAGATATGGCGGAGCCCGAGCGGCCCCGGACCGAACAGCGCATGCGCCCCGCGCCCCTGCTCTTCGAACCCGCGGAGGCCGGCGCCGACCCGGAGCACTTCTTCGACCTGGAGTCGATAGAGGACCCGCGAGAGCTGCTCGACCGCGCCACCGAGCTGACACACGCGTTCCGCGCCGCCACGGACCGGTCCGTCGAGTTCCAGGCCATCGCGGCCGCCCAGCTCGCCGACCCACGCCGCTTCGACCGGCTCACCCCCGCACTGATCGCGGAGCGCGCGGAGTGGACCGAGGACTACGCGAAGAAGATGGTCGAGTTCGGCCGGGGTCTGCTGCGGGGCGGCGCCGAGCACCCGTAGCGCCTCGTGGGCCGCTTCAGGACTCCATAAGCGGAGGGGGCATCTGGCATATGCCGAGGGGCAAGGTACCCCACCTTGACCCCCGACGTCCCCGTTTCCGGTAACCCCCGGAAATGGAACCCTCACTACCGGTAAACGTACCTGCCATGAGCAGTACATGCAGTACGTCCCTCCACACCGTCCCGTCCCGCGCCAACGGCGCCCCGTCCCCCACCGGGCCCGCCCACGACTCCTGCGACGACGTCACCGTCGAGGGCGCCGCCTGGCTCGCCTCCGCGGAAACGTATCCGCGCAGCGCACTCACCCACTGGCGCAGCCGACCCGACGCCCCGGCCGTCCTCCCCTGCGGCACCGTCTTCGACGTGGTCAGCGTCCCCGCCGTCTTCGGGCGGCGGATGCTCGACCGGTTATGGGAGGAGGGGCCGGGATCGGGCCCCGTCGCCGCGCACCGAGGCCGCGTCCTGCTCTTCGCCGCCCCCGGCACCGCACAGCGCCTGCCCGCCCTGCTGGAGTGGGAGGAGTGGGGCGGGGGCGCGGAGGCTCCTCCGGTGCTCTGTCACGGCACGGGCGACGCGGTGACCGTGCCGCCGCTCGCCGCCCCCGGACCCGGCGGCAGGCTGGAATCCCGGTGGCTCGTCGCCCCCGGCACCCGGCACCCCTGGCTCCCGGGGCCCGAGGTCGTCCTCTGGGCCTGCGTCCGCGCGGCCCGCTCCGCGGCATCGTCCGCCGTGCGCATATCGATTTTTCCTGGCGGCGATCAGAGTGCTAAGGTCTACGACGTCAGCAGGCGCCGCTAGCTCAGTTGGTTAGAGCAGCTGACTCTTAATCAGCGGGTCCGGGGTTCGAGTCCCTGGCGGCGCACAGACGGTGAGAAGCCCCTCGCGGAAGCGAGGGGCTTCTTGCGTATACGGGGACCACCCTCAGCCCGTCGTCACCTGCACCGTCCACGCCCCCGATGCCGTCCGCCCCGCCACCTCCACCCGCACGTCGTGGTCCGGCACCGTGAAGCTCTCCCCCGCCCGCACCGGCGCGTCCGCCAGCTGCGGGTAGACCGAGTCGCCCCAGCAGGCCTCGGTCTCCGGGTGGGCGTCGACGACCTCGACGGGGCCGCCGCCCGACGCCGTCCCGTTCCGCACCTCGTAGACGAGGACGCCCTCCGTGCACGTCGCACGGTCGTTGCCCACGGAGCCACGGGCCTCCAGGGCGAGCACGGTGTCCCGGCCCGTGCGGACCACGGCGAGCCGGGTGCCGCCGAGGGCCCCCGGCGCGAGGGGGGCGGCCAGCGGCTCCAGGGTGAGCCGCTCCGTCCCCGCGCCCACGCACCGCACCTGCCGCGGCTCCAGCCAGCCCAGCTTCCACTTGTGCCAGCCGAAGAGATCGGGGGCGAGCCCGAACTGGCTGCCCATGACGTCCCAGTCGCCGACGTGGGTGTCCCAGTCGCCCTTGCCGTCGGTGGGACGGTGGTAGAGGTCGGGCAGGTCGAAGACGTGGCCCGTCTCGTGGGCCAGGACGTTGCGGTCCGGCGGATGCCGCTCGAAGACGGTGACGATGCGCCGGATGTCCGTGCCGTCGGCCCGCATCGGCCGGTCGAAGTTGACCACCTTCGTGGCGTCCGAGTCGACGCCGGGCGCGTCCGGGTCGGCGACGAAGTACACGACGTCGTAGCGCGAGAAGTCCACGTGCGGATCGGCCGCGGCGACCGCTTCGCGCAGGTAGGCGGCGCGGCGCTTGGGGTTCCAGTCGCGCCGTATGGCGTACGAGAGGGAGTCGTGCGGCATCTCGACCCACTGGCGGTGCGGGTGGGGGCGCAGCGCGAACCTGCCGTACGAGGCGCGCTCGAAGAAGTCGCTGGTGGCGGGGAAGTGGTCGGCGGTCAGTTCGTCGGGGGTCGTCCGCGGCGGGGAGTCGGGGAAGGAGAGGAACACCAGCACCGCGTTCAGGGTCCTGGCCGGGCGCGGGTAGGCGGTGTTCCAGGTGTCGAGGCCCTCGGAGTGGTGTGCGGTGGTGCGGCGCAGGGCGCACGGTCCCGCCGTGGGCTCGGCGATCGCGGGTCCCGCGACCAGGGACGTGGCGGCCAGGGCGGTCAGCGAGGTGAGGAGGGCGGCGGTGCTGCGCAGGCGGGAGTTCTCCCCTCCACGGGTGAGTCCCCAAGGGGGGAGCTGACGCGGCACGTCGACCTCCGGGTGCGGAATGCGGGACACCCCACCCACCTTGTGATGGTCTGTTGAAGTTCGCCCTGTTTGTCTGGCCCTTCCGAGTGAGGACGGGACAAGGGCGCGACACCCCGACCGCTCACGGAACGTCACAAGCGGTCGGGTCGCAACGGAACCAGTTCAGGGCCGAGCAGAAACGATCTGCCGCGGGCGGTGCGCTCCGCCCGGACCGGTGATACGGCTGGAACGGGCCTCTGGCCAGCCTCTATGATCGGCACACTTTCCTGCGCGGGCCCGGTCCCCCCACTGCCGCCCGCCACCTGCCCGCCGCCCGACGAGACCTGTTCGGCCACAACTGCACTGCGGGAGCAAGCGGTGAACGGAACGTCCGAAGGGCCCGCCTCCACGGTCACAGCGCCCGACCGAACCCGTACCGACGTCACGGAGCGTCGCCGGACCGACGCGCCCGACCCCCGCGACGCGTCCGACTACCGCGGCGCCTTCGCGGCCGCGCCCCTGGCCCTCGCGGTCGTCGACGCCGAGGGCCTCGTCATCAGCGCCAACGACGCACTGGCCGCCCTGTTCGGCGCGGCCCCCGGCGCGCTCACCGGGAGCGTCGCCGCCGACCTGATCGACCTGGCGTCCGACGCCCGCACCTGGCACGCGTACCGCGAGGTGCTGCGCGGCCGGCAGGCCAAACTGCGCTGCACGCGGCGCCTGAAGCACCCCGACGGGCACTCCCTGTGGGTGCAGATCACGGTCTCGCCGATGCCGGAGCCCGCCGACCGGGGCACGGGCGGAGCCGTCCTGCTCGCGGCGTCCGACATCAGCGCGCGCCGCGAACTGCAGGCGCGACTGCGCCACGTGCAGATGCACGACCCGGTGACGCGGCTGCCCAACCGGAACCTGTTCTTCGAGCGCCTCGCGACGGCGCTGGAGGCGGGGACGTACGACGACACGAGCACCGGCCGTATCGGACTCTGCTACCTCGACCTCGACGGGTTCAAGGCGGTCAACGACACCCTCGGCCACCGGGTCGGCGACCGGCTGCTCGCCGCCGTCGCCGAGCGGCTCACGCGCTGCGCGGACCGGGCCGGGTACGGCAGGGCGTCGGCGCCGCTGGTCGCGCGGCTCGGCGGCGACGAGTTCGCGCTGCTCGTCGAGGACTCGACCGGCACGGACCAGCTGGCCGAGCTCGCCGAGACGACGCTGAAGGCGGTGCAGGAACCGTTCGACCTGTCCGGGCAGCGGCTCTCCGTCTCCGCGTCCATCGGTGTCGTGGAGCGGCGCGCCGCGGGCACCACGACGACGGGCCTGATGCAGGCCGCCGACACGACGCTGTACTGGGCGAAGACCGACGGCAAGGCCCGCTGGACGCTGTTCGACCCCGAGCGCAACGCCCACCGGATGACCCGGCAGGCCCTGTCCAGCTCACTGCGGCCCGCGGTCGAACGCGGCGAGTTCGTCCTGGAGTACCAGCCGCTGGTGGGGCTCGACGACGAGGGACTGCACGGCGTCGAGGCGCTCGTCCGGTGGCAGCACCCGCAGTTCGGTCTCCTGACGCCGAATCGGTTCATCGGACTGGCCGAGGAGGACGGTTCGATCGTGCAGCTGGGCCGCTGGGTGCTGCGGAGCTCCTGCCTCCAGGCCCGCCGCTGGCAGTTGGAGCACCCCGAGCGGGAACCGGTGTTCGTCAGCGTCAATGTGGCGGTGCGCCAGGTCTGGGACTCGGACCTGGTCGCGGACGTCGCGGAGATCCTCGCCGAGACCGGCCTCCCGGCCAGCCTCCTGCAGCTGGAGCTCACCGAGTCGGCCGTGATGGGCTCGGCGGGCCGCCCGCTCCAGGCGCTGCAGGCACTCAGCGACATGGGCGTGCGGATCGCCATCGACGACTTCGGCACCGGCTACTCGAACCTCGCCTACCTCAGCCGCCTCCCCGTCTCCGTCCTCAAGCTGGACGGTTCCTTCGTACGGGGGTTCCAGTACGAGGAGGGCGAGGAGCGCACCAACCACGCCGACGAGGTCATCGTCGAGGCGATGGTCCAGCTCGCCCACCGGCTCGGCCTCACGGTGACGGCCGAGTGCGTCGAGACGGCCGCCCAGGCGACCCGGCTGCGCCGCATCGGCTGCGACACGGGCCAGGGCTGGCTCTACTCCCGCCCGGTCGCGCCGGATCGTATCTCCCTCCTCCTGGAGGGGGCGGCCTGACCGCGGAGGAGGCGCCTGAGCTGCGCCGCTACGCCTCCGGCAGTCCGTAGGCGCTCGCGATCAGGTCGTAGCTGCGCAGGCGCGCCTCGCCGCTGTGGGCGTTGGCCGTGAGCATGAGTTCGTCGGCGCCCGTGCGCTTGGCGAGGTCGTCCAGGCCCGTGCGGACCTGGTCGGGGGTGCCGTGGATGACATTGGAGTTCCAGGACGTGATGAAGTCCCGCTCCATCTCCGTGAACCGGTGCGCCTCCGCCTCCTCGGGGGTGGGCACCAGGCCGGGGCGGCCGGTGCGCAGGCGGACCATGTTCAGGGCGGCGGCCATGACCTGGCGGCGGGCCTCGTTCTCGTCGTCGGTGGCGAGGGCCGAGACGCCGATGACCGCGTACGGGGCGTCGAGGAGCGCGGAGGGCTTGAACGACTCGCGGTAGAGGTCGAGCGCCGGGATCGTGTTCTGCGCGGAGAAGTGGTGCGCGAAGGCGAACGGCAGGCCGAGGGCGCCGGCGAGGCGGGCGCTGAAGCCGGAGGAGCCGAGCAGCCAGACCGGCGGTCGGTGCGGGGACTGGACGCCGCCGGGCGAGGTCGCCTGGACGGGGCCGGGGACGGCGTGGATGCGGCGGTAGGGGTGGCCGTCGGGGAAGTCGTCGTCCAGGAAGCGGACGAGCTCGGCGAGTTGCTGCGGGAAGTCGTCGGCGCCCTCGTTGAGCCGGTCGGTGCGGCGCAGGGCGGCGGCGGTCGCGCCGTCCGTGCCGGGGGCACGGCCGAGGCCGAGGTCGACGCGGCCCGGGGCCATCGCCTCCAGGGTGCCGAACTGTTCGGCGATGACGAGCGGCGCGTGGTTGGGCAGCATGACGCCGCCGGAGCCGAGCCGGATGCGGCCGGTGTGGGCGGCGAGGTGGGCGAGGATCACGGCCGGGGACGACGAGGCGACGCCCGGCATGGAGTGGTGCTCGGCGACCCAGTAGCGGTGGTACCCGCGGGCCTCGGCCAGCTTGGCGATGTCGACGCTGGTGCGCAGCGCGTCGGTGGCGGTGCGCCCCGCGCCGACGGTGACGAGGTCGAGCACGGACAGGGGCACGGGCGCGGTGCCGTGCCGCTCGCCGCGGATGCCGTCGTCGGTCGGGTCCACTGTCACTGGGGTCCTCCTGCACTGCGTACGTTTCGGCTGCTCGCGTAGCGCGCGTAGCTACGGCAGACCAGAACAGGAGGGTCACTCCGTTTTATTCCCCCCGCCGTTTTCCCGCCCGGCCACGCCCCTCCCCGGCTACCGTGCTGGCCATGGCTGATCCCCTGAAGACCCTCGTCGACGGAGTCGAGGTCGAGGTGCCGAACACCCTCCCCGACATCCGCGCCGCCCTGCCCGCGCACCGGCGCACGGAGTTCGACCGGGCCATCAACGCGGCGGGCGTCGACGAGATCCACGCGGTGATGCGGCACTGGATGCTGGAGGCCGTGCCCGACCCCGACGCCGAGGCCCGCCTCGCCCGACTCGCCTCGGACGAGGCCGAACGGCGGTCCACGTCGTGAGCCCCCGCCACCGCAAGGTCCACCGCGTCACCTACGCGCCGCCCGCCGACGACACCCTCGCCAAGATGGGTGACGCCGACGCGTTCCGCGCCGCCCTGTCCCGCACCATCGGCCGCGATCCGTACGGCCACGGCTCCACACCCGTACGGGACGACCCCGACCGCAGGGAGGCCACGGTCGACGGCGCCATCGTCCTCTACTACGTCTCCGGATCGGTCCAGACGTTAACGGTGGTGCGCCTGATCCTCAGCCCGTGACTCCCAGCCCGTGACTCCTCAGCCCGTGACCGGCGCCTGGACCAGCGGCTCCTTCGTGAACAGGGCACCGAGCGCCGGCGCGTTCACCCTGCGCTCGGCCAGCCGCAGCGCCTCCCATACGGTGACCTGGTTCGCCGTCAGGACCGGCTTGCCGACCGCCGCCTCCAGGTCGCGGACGTACGCCGCCGTGTGCAGCGCCGTGTCCGGCAGGAGCAGCGCATCGGCGTCCGGGTGGTCGCCCGCGCGGGCCAGCGCGAACACCTCGTCGCGCCCCCACGTGCCGACCTCCGCCGCCGTGATGATGCCGCTTCCCCTGGCCGCCACGACCTCCACGCCGCCGTCCTTCAGGAAGGCGGAGAAGTGCCCGGCCACGTCCTCCGGATACGTCGCCGCGACCGCGACCCGCGTGGCGCTCACCTCGCGGGCGGCGTGGGCGAAGGCGAACGACGTCGACGAAGCGGGCAGCCCGGCCGCCATGGCCAGCTTGCGGACCTGGTCGTGCGCGCCCTCCCAGCCGAAGACGAAGCTGCCGCTGGTGCACGCCCACACCACCGCCTCCGCGCCGGCGAGCCGCAGCTCCTCGACGCCCGCGGCGAGCCGTTCGGCCGAGCCCATCTCGAGCAGCGCGTCGACGCGGTGCGCGTCCTCGCCGATGTCCGTGTGGACGACCTGCAGCCGGATGTCGCTGCCGAGCATCTGCTCCATGCGGGGGTAGTCGTCCTCGGCCGAGTTCCCCGGGTAGAGAAATCCGAGTGCCGTCACGTCCAGCCTCCTCCTTCTGCGGGTGGTACTTCGGGCAGGCCCTGGGGCGGAGCCGGCGGGTTCAGCGGACTCGCGCCCGGCCTCGCCGTCGGATCGATCAGTGCCTGATAGGGCCCTACCGCACGGGTACCCAGCCGACGCAGTGCGGACCACATCGTCACCTGGTTCGCCGAGATCACCGGCATCCGCAGTTCCGCTTCCAGTTGCGGGATGACGTCGTACGTGGGGAGGTTGGTGCAGCTGATGAAGAGGCAGTCCACGCCCCCGTCGCTGCCGAGGACCGCACGGCGCGCCATGTCGGCGACGTCCCGGTAGGGAACCTTCCAGATGTGCCGGGTGAGACCGAGGTAGGCGCGGCCCGTGACGGACGCGCCCGCCTCCGCCAGATACTCCTCCAGGGACTGCGTGACCGACCACGTGTACGGCGTGACGAGCGCGATGCGCCGGGCGCCCAGTTCGTCGAGGGCTTCCAGGAGTGCGCCGGACGTGGTCACCGAGGCGACCGCGCCCTCGCGGGTCATGGCCTCGCACATCGCGCGTTCACCCGGCGTGCCGCCGACGAAGCTGCCCGACGTACAGGCGTACGCGAGGACTTCGGGCTCGGCGGCGGTCAGTGCGCGGACCGCCTCGGCGAGGGTCTCGTGCTCGCTGACCAGGCGGGCGAGGTCGAGGCTGACCTCCACGGGCACGTACGGCGTCCGGGTCAGATGGAGGGAGACCTCGTCCGGGATCCAGCGCCACAGTTCGCGGTCGAGGACGAAGTCGAAAGGGGCGACCACACCTACACCGCGTTGTGGGTGTGGTCCGCCGAGGAAAGAGACGTCCATGAGCAGTCCCCAAGGTCGTGCGTGTGTTCAGGGACCGGCCGGGGGCCGGGGACGAGCGATGCCGGCGACGCGCCGGGACGGCGGGACGGGGATGGCTGCGCGGGCGTACCACACAGCGTGTGCGATCGGCTGCACGGAGAGTACTGGTTCCTGGACAGCCGGTACAGCAGTGCCTCTGTTGACGAAGGTAGGTTCGGGTGCGAGCGTGGTCAATCCGCACATCTCAGACGGTTGAGCCGTCTTGTCGACGCGGCGCGACCGTACCTCTGAACAGGGAAGCGGAATCTCATTGCGAAACGGTGTCCCGTCGGTTTCCGAAACGACCGTCCTCGTCCTTGACGCCGCGCCACCGACCCCGCCGCCGCGCCTCGGCAGCCTGGCCGGGCAGGCCCGGATCCTGCACGCCGACGAGTCCACGCTGGCCGACCAACTCCCCCTTGCGGACGCCCTGTTGGTGTGGGACTTCACCTCGGACGCGGTACGCCGCGCCTGGCCCGGTGAGGGTCCGCGGCCCCGCTGGGTGCACACCGCGAGCGCGGGCGTCGACCATCTGATGTGCCCCGAACTCGCCGCGTCCGACACCGTCGTGACGAACGCCCGCGGCGTCTTCGACCAGCCGATCGCCGAGTACGTGGCCGCGCTGGTCCTCGCCATGGCCAAGGACCTGCCGCGCACCCTGGAGCTGCAGCGCGAGCGCTCCTGGCGCCACCGCGAGACCCAGCGGATCGCGGGCACGCGCGCGTGCGTGATCGGTTCGGGACCCATCGGTCGGGCCATCGCGCGCACGCTGAAGGGGCTCGGCATCCTCACGGCCCTCGTGGGCCGCACCGCGCGGCCCGGGGTGCACGGCACGGGCGAGCTCGACCGGCTGATGGCCAGGGCCGACTGGGTGGTGTGCGCGGCGCCGCTCACGGACGACACGCGGGGCATGTTCGACGCGCGGCGGTTCGGCTTCATGCAGCCGTCGGCGCGGTTCATCAACATCGGGCGCGGGCCGCTCGTCGTCGAGGACGACCTGGTCGAGGCGTTGTCCAAGCGGTGGATCGCGGGCGCCGCCCTCGATGTGTTCGAGGACGAGCCGCTGCCCGCGGACAGCCCCCTGTGGACGGTGCCTGGCCTGCTCGTCTCCCCGCACATGAGCGGCGACACGGTCGGCTGGCGGGACGCGCTGGGCGCGCAGTTCGTCGAGCTGTTCCGGGCGTGGGCGGCGGACCGGCCGCTGACGAACGTCGTCGACAAGGAACGTGGGTATGTCCCAGGTCATTGATCGTCTCCCGGTCGATGACACCCAACCGATCACGCCCCGTCTGCTGAGGAGCCTGCATGACCGAGCTCGCGGATCTCACGGCTGTACAACTCGTCGACGGCTATCGCAAGGGCGAATTCAGTCCGGTCGACGCGACGCGGGCGGCCCTGCGCAGGGCGGAGGAGGGCCAGCCGCGGGTGAACGCCTTCGTGCGCATCATGGCGGACTCGGCGTTGGCGCAGGCCGAGGCCAGCGCGGAGCGGTGGCGGCGGGGCGCGCCGCAGGGGCTCGTGGACGGCGTCCCGGTCTCCGTGAAGGACCTGCTCCTGCTGCGCGGCGAGCCGACGCTGCGCGGGTCGCTGACCGTGCGGCCGGAGGGCAAGTGGAACGAGGACGCGCCCTCGGTGGCCCGGCTGCGCGAGCACGGCGCGGTGTTCATCGGCCGGACGACGACGCCGGAGTTCGGGTGGAAGGGCGTCACGGACGGTCCGCAGAGCGGGATCACCCGCAATCCGTACGATCCGTCCCGCGCATCGGGCGGCTCCAGCGGGGGCAGCGCGGCCGCCGTGGCGCTCGGCGCGGGGCCGCTGTCGCTCGGCACGGACGGCGGCGGCTCGGTGCGGATCCCCGCGGCGTTCTGCGGGATCTTCGCGCTGAAGCCGACGTACGGCAGGGTGCCGCTGTATCCGGCTAGCCCGTTCGGGACGCTCGCCCACGTCGGGCCGATGACCCACGACGCGGCGGACGCGGCACTGCTGATGGACGTGATCACGGGCCCCGACGACCGCGACTGGTCCCAGCTGGGGCCGGTCGAGGGCAGTTTCGGGGCGGGCCTCGGCGGAGGCGTGCGCGGCCTTCGCGTCGCCTACTCCGCGTCCCTCGGCGGGCAGGTCGCGGTGCGTCCCGCCGTCGCGGCGGCGGTGCGGCGCGCGGTGGAGTCGCTCGCGGCGCAGGGCGCGTACGTCGAGGAGGCCGACCCCGACTTCTCCGACCCGGTGGAGGCCTTCCACACCCTGTGGTTCAGCGGGGCGGCGCGCGTCGTGCAGCATCTGTCGCCCGCGCAGCGGGAGTTGCTCGACCCGGGGCTGCGGGAGGTCTGCGGGCAGGGCGCGCGGTACAGCGCGCTGGACTACCTCGCGGCCGTCGACGTCCGGATGGCACTCGGGCGCCGCATGGGCCGCTTCCACTCGACGTACGACCTGCTGGTCACGCCGACGCTGCCGATCACGGCGTTCGAGGCGGGCGTCGAGGTGCCGAAGGGGTCGGGGCACCGGCGCTGGACGGGGTGGACCCCGTTCACGTACCCGTTCAACCTCACGCAGCAGCCCGCGGCGACGGTGCCGTGCGGGGCGGATGAGGACGGGCTGCCCATCGGCGTGCAGATCGTCGCGGCGCGGCACGCGGATCGGGTGGTGCTCCGTGCTGCGCACGCGCTGTACGAGTCGGGCAGCGCCTCCCTGACACCACCCGCACTCGGTTGAACGCGCCTCAGGCGCGCTTGAAACTCAGCGTCTCGCCCTGTGCGCCCGCGCGCCACAGGTCGTTGCAGGCCTCGGCCATGCGGTCGAGGCCCTCGACGATCTGGCCCCAGACGATGCCGGGCACCCACCCCACGTCACCGTTGAGGAGCAGGTTGTTCCGTTCGTAGAAGAGGGCGAGGTCGACGACGGTGGTGCCCGCCTTCACATCGGCCTCCGCCTCGTAGCCGTACGCCTGGGTGCCCAGTTCCGTACCGGAGAAGGAGAAATAACAGAGATCTCCCGGAATGGGCGTGACGGTCGGGTTCTCCAGGGGCGGCTCGCGGTCCGCGAAAGCCGGGAAGAGGGCGTAGATCTCGTTGCGCGCGTACTTCGCGTGGTAGACGTCCGAGCCGAGCGGCAGTGCCTCCCACACCGCCGCGCAGGTCACCGGAGCCCGGTCGTCGAGCAGTTTCGCCGTGCACTGAACCCCTCGCTTGGCGAGGGAGACTTCGATGAATCGCTCTGCCATGTGTCCCATGCTCCTCCCTGGGTCAAGGGCACCACGATGGCATCGGAGGGCCGGAATTCGTCGGCATAACTCGCTTGGGTTCGGGTAGCCGCGCGCCCATGGCTCCACCACTTGGGAACAACGAGGGATTCATCGGCAGAGCGGTGCGCCGCCGCGCACTGCTCACCGGAGCGGGCGGGGCGGCTCTGGGGGTATTCGGGGCGTCGGCGTGCAGCCGCGTACCCGACGAGGGGAAGGTTGAGGGGGGCGATCTGCTGGACCGCCTGCGCGACAGCGGCACGGTCAGGATCGGTGTCGCGGGCGAGGTCCCGTTCGGATACATCGACGAGAACGGCGAGGTCACGGGCGAGGCGCCGGCGATCGCCAAGGTCATCTTCCCCCGCCTCGGCGTACCCAAGGTCAAGGCGGTGCCCACGAAGTTCGGCGCGCTGATACCCGGCCTCACGCAGGCCCGGCAGTTCGACGTCGTCTCGGCGGGCATGTACATCAACCCGACGCGGTGCGAGCAGGTCCTCTTCTCCGACCCCGACTACCTCATGCTCGACTCCTTCATCGTGAAGAAGGGCAATCCGC from the Streptomyces venezuelae genome contains:
- a CDS encoding putative bifunctional diguanylate cyclase/phosphodiesterase produces the protein MNGTSEGPASTVTAPDRTRTDVTERRRTDAPDPRDASDYRGAFAAAPLALAVVDAEGLVISANDALAALFGAAPGALTGSVAADLIDLASDARTWHAYREVLRGRQAKLRCTRRLKHPDGHSLWVQITVSPMPEPADRGTGGAVLLAASDISARRELQARLRHVQMHDPVTRLPNRNLFFERLATALEAGTYDDTSTGRIGLCYLDLDGFKAVNDTLGHRVGDRLLAAVAERLTRCADRAGYGRASAPLVARLGGDEFALLVEDSTGTDQLAELAETTLKAVQEPFDLSGQRLSVSASIGVVERRAAGTTTTGLMQAADTTLYWAKTDGKARWTLFDPERNAHRMTRQALSSSLRPAVERGEFVLEYQPLVGLDDEGLHGVEALVRWQHPQFGLLTPNRFIGLAEEDGSIVQLGRWVLRSSCLQARRWQLEHPEREPVFVSVNVAVRQVWDSDLVADVAEILAETGLPASLLQLELTESAVMGSAGRPLQALQALSDMGVRIAIDDFGTGYSNLAYLSRLPVSVLKLDGSFVRGFQYEEGEERTNHADEVIVEAMVQLAHRLGLTVTAECVETAAQATRLRRIGCDTGQGWLYSRPVAPDRISLLLEGAA
- a CDS encoding M6 family metalloprotease domain-containing protein, which translates into the protein MSRIPHPEVDVPRQLPPWGLTRGGENSRLRSTAALLTSLTALAATSLVAGPAIAEPTAGPCALRRTTAHHSEGLDTWNTAYPRPARTLNAVLVFLSFPDSPPRTTPDELTADHFPATSDFFERASYGRFALRPHPHRQWVEMPHDSLSYAIRRDWNPKRRAAYLREAVAAADPHVDFSRYDVVYFVADPDAPGVDSDATKVVNFDRPMRADGTDIRRIVTVFERHPPDRNVLAHETGHVFDLPDLYHRPTDGKGDWDTHVGDWDVMGSQFGLAPDLFGWHKWKLGWLEPRQVRCVGAGTERLTLEPLAAPLAPGALGGTRLAVVRTGRDTVLALEARGSVGNDRATCTEGVLVYEVRNGTASGGGPVEVVDAHPETEACWGDSVYPQLADAPVRAGESFTVPDHDVRVEVAGRTASGAWTVQVTTG
- a CDS encoding AAA domain-containing protein, which gives rise to MPLAPPAGASFDPGAEAARATEAILHDTLHGTHRGVVVDSPPGAGKSTLVVRAARELAAAGHPLMVIAQTNAQVDDLVLRLAEKDPELPVGRLHSSDPDPYDKALDALANVRTSTKAGDLAGLDVVISTAAKWAHVKVDQLDGPWGHAIVDEAYQMRSDALLAVAGLFERALFVGDPGQLDPFSIVGAEQWAGLSYDPSASAVATLLAHNPDLPQHRLPVSWRLPASAAPLVSDAFYPYTPFRSGTGPGDRSLGFAVASDGSGPDRVIDEAAESGWGLLELPARNTPRTDPEAVRALAQVVRRLLDRGGAATSERDPDPTPLTADRIAVGTAHRDQAAAVRAALADLGVLDVTVDTANRLQGREYDVTVVLHPLSGRPDATAFHLETGRLCVLTSRHRHACIVVCRAGVTTLLDDHPSTEPVQLGVTVKFPDGWEANHAVLSRLAEHRVAWRPA
- a CDS encoding bifunctional DNA primase/polymerase, coding for MSSTCSTSLHTVPSRANGAPSPTGPAHDSCDDVTVEGAAWLASAETYPRSALTHWRSRPDAPAVLPCGTVFDVVSVPAVFGRRMLDRLWEEGPGSGPVAAHRGRVLLFAAPGTAQRLPALLEWEEWGGGAEAPPVLCHGTGDAVTVPPLAAPGPGGRLESRWLVAPGTRHPWLPGPEVVLWACVRAARSAASSAVRISIFPGGDQSAKVYDVSRRR